In the genome of Arabidopsis thaliana chromosome 4, partial sequence, the window tgtgccaaattcaaattgttagaaatttgaacaaaaccaaaaccgaaaCTAAAAGATTGTTATAAGAATGATAATATTACAGATTACAGATCATACCTAACTTAACTTGTTGATTTCCTGCAATGAATCTTCTAATTTCTGTTCCATTGTTTCAAGCTCTGCTTGGAACCGTCTGATACTAGTTAAAGTATCTACAACGCTCTCTTTCACCTTAGCCACGTGATCTGTGACAGAGCAAGCTTGCGTTTTCTGTAAGTTTCCTTGTTTACCACTGGATTTGTTAGATGCTCGAGACGGTTCTCCTTTTTCAGCTGTCTTCTCCCTTTTCTCAAGCTCCGGTCCCATTTTAGTTGCTCGAGAAGGTTCTCCCTTATCTGTTTCCTGGCTCCCATTATGGACTCGAGCTCTCTTGTGTCTCCTATCCTCTGCTTCGAATGAGGGTTGCTCTATCTGAAAACAAGTCGTTGTTTGATTTAGCAAAACCTAAAACGTGGACTGCAAGCTATTTGAAATACTGACCttggagaagaacttgaaTAAAGGACTTAAGCCTCCTCGAATCAACTCCAAAGTTAGTGACTCCCCTGCGCCTACTTCATTTGCGGCACAGAAACTTTTCCAGTCATTACCACCAAATATATGCATCCCTCCTCTATTATCAACCTGAAGCTTCATCGACCATTCAACTCTGTCTTTGTCCACCAGAATTATCTCCCCCGGATGTATGAGTCCATTCCCTTTCGTGAAACTTACCGGTAGATGCTGCAAAAGTATTCAGAATTAAAAAGACACTGCACTGAAGAAACCAGAGATAGAGGTTTCGAAAAGTCACCTGTTTGCCAATCTCAAGGCTGTTTAGTGTAGGAGTTAACTTCACAAACCGACTTTCTCCGATGCGGCTACAGAGCTGAAACACGGGCGTTTTCGCATTTTGCAGCAGTTTGAATGTGCAAGAATCTCCaccttttaatttattttcgcTGCAGAGACTTTTCCAACCTCCAACAATAAAAACCTGACCAGACATTCTACTCCTTACTTCTGATTCCCATGACTTTCCTTCTTCATTCATCAATACTATCTCATGCATTCCTTTGTCTAAACCGTTTCGTTTTGCGAAATCCCTGGGCAGAGTCTGCATCAGTCATCAAATTGCATTGGGACTTATATACACTCACACAGATTTGAActataaataaacataacaaCACCAAAGAAACCGTTAATCTGACTAACCACAAGATCATTTGATATGTTTGAGTGCGTTACGGATTGGCTAAAACAATTCAGATCTGCTGAAGACTGATCATATTCTTTTTGCAAATTCTCCTCAACTTCTCTCTCGGATATTTCTGAATCAGAAATTGAAACGTTTCAAGAATAGAAAAGAGTctaaataaatgtaaatgtgGTCACTGAATGATGATTCAATCATACCAACTTCACCACTCTCTTCGCCTTCTTCATGGCTGATAGACTGTGGGTATTGGATCTCACAGCAACTAGGTCCCAAAGCAGTGACATGGAACACCATGTCTCCTTCGTGTCTAAAGACAACGAAGTCGCGGATACGAAGATCATGTGCCTCCACGAACTCTTTCCAACCTTCGGTGAGTCTGTTGCCATCCATCTTCACTTCCCATGTTCTCTTCGACGCATCTGCTCTCAACTTTACAGTCTCGCCCTCGTGTTTTCCCTCGATGTGCTCGGAGAAGAACTTCACAGGAATATTCTGCAACAGAGAAACAGAACCGTGAGACTATAAGTTCATACAGATTGAGAGaaagacagagacagagagattcCGTACGAGGTTTCTCTGGAATCCGGGGAGAAGAGGCTTGAAGAAGTGTTTGTTTGTCGGAGATAACTGTGATGCATTCGCCATTCCGATCACtccaacaaagcaaaaaagttTTCTCGGCGACTTAATGTAATAAAATACAAGGAATAGACTTTCTTGTCTACTTCATTATATAACCATTTCACAATAAATGAATTGAGATGAAAATctctttcaaatttcaaaattttctacaGAAAGATACttcatttgttcttaaaaataatgatttttgtaaaagtttCACATAAATTAAGACACATTATGACAACACCATTCACTGAATCAGTGACATTaaacatttttctgttttccaTAACTCTGAACCAATAGTATTCATATaactaaattcaaatattttcaatcaatgtttttttttaaaaaaaagattttaatttatttttccagtttcaaaattttcaagattAAAGATATTCCTTATGTTccaataataatgattttctaaaactttcacacaaaattaagaaacagtTAATAAATTATGAAGGCACCATTCACTGAATCACTGATATTAAACACTATATGTTTTCTACAACTTTGGACCATAGTATTCatataatttcaaatatacaatcaatgatttattttaaaagactttcatttttttgaagtttcaaaattttcaagattAAAGATATTCCTTATGTTTCTATAATAATGATGTTCTAAAACTTTCACACAAAACAATTAATGAATTCTAACTTCACAAGTTACTCATACTAAGCATTTTCCCATATCTATGAACtataataatagaaatttAGATATTctcaattaatattttttaaagtttacattttattaacattttgtaAGTTTCATAGAGAtttttactaaacaaaaaaaagaagaagattcataGAAAATGtagataattaatttttatagaacaaaaagagagagagaaaaatcattgttttagGAATATAGGGAGAACAatttaattgaaaacaaaactaaaatctgaataaaaaggacaaaaaggATTGGGGTCATGAGACTTGAAAGAGggcaaaataatgtttaattaacCCATTATATCTGAAATgaaaagggaaaaataaaataactccATCTTAAACAAAGTCATAGAATAAAATTATAGGGTCTTCAATTTCACATTTAAACTTGATTATTTTACTTGGAAGATGttgtcttctcctttctctgtgccaagttaaaaaattgttagaaATTTGAGTAAAGCCAAACCTAAAAGattgatataataataataataacaacgTATCAAATTACAGATCGGACCTAGCTAGTTGAGTTCCTGCAATGAATCTTCTAGTTTACGTTTCATTGTCTCGAGCTCTGCTTGGAACCGCCCGATACTAGTTAACGTATCTACAACGCTCTCTTTCACCTTGGCCAACTGATCTGTTTTGACTGAGCAAGGTTTCGTGTGCTGCAAGTTTCCTTCAATACCACTAGATTTGTTAGATGCTCGAGAGGGTTCTCCCGTTTCAGCTATTTTCTCCCTTATCTCAACTTTCGGTCTCATTGTAGATGCTCGAGAGGGTTCTCCTTTTTCAGTTATCTCAAGCTTCGGTCCCATTGTAGATGCTCTAGAAGTTTCTGCTCCCTTATCTGTTTCCTGGCTCCTATTTTGGACTCGAGCTCTCTTGTGTCTCCCATCCTCTGCTTTGAATGAGGGTTGCTCCATCTGAAAACAAGTCGTTATTTGATTTAGCAAAACCTAAAACGTGGATTGCAAGCTATTTGACGTTCTTACTGACCTTGGAGCAGAACTTGAGCAAAGGACTTACACCTCCTTGGATCAACTCCAAAGCTAGTGACTCCCCTGCGCCTACTTCATTTGCGGCACAGAAACTTTTCCAGTCATTACCACCAATAATATACACAGCTCCTCTACTATCAACCTTAAGCATCATCGACCACTCAGCTCTGTCTTTGTCCACCAGAATTATCTTCCCTGGATTGATGAGTCCATTCACTTTCGTGAAACTTAACGGTAGATGCTGCAAAAATATTCAGAATTATAAAGACAGTCAGTGCATTGAAGAAACCAGAGACAGAGGTTTCCAAAAGTCACCTTTTACCAAGCGCAAGGCTGCTTGGTGTAGGAGTTAACTTCACAAACTTGCTTTCTCCAGTTATGTTCATACTCTCCACCTTTGTGCGGCTGCAGAGCTGAAACACGGGCGTTTTCGCCTTTTGCAACAGTTTGAATGTGCAAGAATCTCCAAcatctaatttattttcggTGCAGAAAGTTG includes:
- a CDS encoding Transcriptional factor B3 family protein (Transcriptional factor B3 family protein; FUNCTIONS IN: DNA binding, sequence-specific DNA binding transcription factor activity; INVOLVED IN: regulation of transcription, DNA-dependent; LOCATED IN: cellular_component unknown; CONTAINS InterPro DOMAIN/s: Transcriptional factor B3 (InterPro:IPR003340); BEST Arabidopsis thaliana protein match is: Transcriptional factor B3 family protein (TAIR:AT4G31690.1); Has 640 Blast hits to 410 proteins in 16 species: Archae - 0; Bacteria - 0; Metazoa - 0; Fungi - 0; Plants - 640; Viruses - 0; Other Eukaryotes - 0 (source: NCBI BLink).); this translates as MANASQLSPTNKHFFKPLLPGFQRNLNIPVKFFSEHIEGKHEGETVKLRADASKRTWEVKMDGNRLTEGWKEFVEAHDLRIRDFVVFRHEGDMVFHVTALGPSCCEIQYPQSISHEEGEESGEVEISEREVEENLQKEYDQSSADLNCFSQSVTHSNISNDLVTLPRDFAKRNGLDKGMHEIVLMNEEGKSWESEVRSRMSGQVFIVGGWKSLCSENKLKGGDSCTFKLLQNAKTPVFQLCSRIGESRFVKLTPTLNSLEIGKQHLPVSFTKGNGLIHPGEIILVDKDRVEWSMKLQVDNRGGMHIFGGNDWKSFCAANEVGAGESLTLELIRGGLSPLFKFFSKIEQPSFEAEDRRHKRARVHNGSQETDKGEPSRATKMGPELEKREKTAEKGEPSRASNKSSGKQGNLQKTQACSVTDHVAKVKESVVDTLTSIRRFQAELETMEQKLEDSLQEINKLS
- a CDS encoding Transcriptional factor B3 family protein, which gives rise to MDGNRLTEGWKEFVEAHDLRIRDFVVFRHEGDMVFHVTALGPSCCEIQYPQSISHEEGEESGEVEISEREVEENLQKEYDQSSADLNCFSQSVTHSNISNDLVTLPRDFAKRNGLDKGMHEIVLMNEEGKSWESEVRSRMSGQVFIVGGWKSLCSENKLKGGDSCTFKLLQNAKTPVFQLCSRIGESRFVKLTPTLNSLEIGKQHLPVSFTKGNGLIHPGEIILVDKDRVEWSMKLQVDNRGGMHIFGGNDWKSFCAANEVGAGESLTLELIRGGLSPLFKFFSKIEQPSFEAEDRRHKRARVHNGSQETDKGEPSRATKMGPELEKREKTAEKGEPSRASNKSSGKQGNLQKTQACSVTDHVAKVKESVVDTLTSIRRFQAELETMEQKLEDSLQEINKLS
- a CDS encoding transcriptional factor B3 family protein, giving the protein MMLKVDSRGAVYIIGGNDWKSFCAANEVGAGESLALELIQGGVSPLLKFCSKMEQPSFKAEDGRHKRARVQNRSQETDKGAETSRASTMGPKLEITEKGEPSRASTMRPKVEIREKIAETGEPSRASNKSSGIEGNLQHTKPCSVKTDQLAKVKESVVDTLTSIGRFQAELETMKRKLEDSLQELN